From a single Desulfomicrobium escambiense DSM 10707 genomic region:
- the nifD gene encoding nitrogenase molybdenum-iron protein alpha chain codes for MASTAKKLVNWTPTDVKAEMLAKYPPKVARKRASQILVNEALGNETPEISANVRTIPGIITMRGCTYAGCKGVILGPTRDIVNITHGPIGCGFYSWLTRRNQTDASGEGDENFMPYCFSTDMQDQDIIFGGEKKLEAAIQEAYDLFHPKAIAVFATCPVGLIGDDIHAVARKMKAKFGDCNVFAFSCEGYKGVSQSAGHHIANNKIFSEVVGENDAEKPGKFKINLLGEYNIGGDGFEIDRILKKCGITNIATFSGNSTYDQFASAHKADLSAVMCHRSINYVADMLETKFGIPWIKVNFIGAKSTAKSLRKIAEYFADPELTARVEEVIAEEMPAVEEVIADVRPRTEGKKAMLFVGGSRAHHYQDLFAEMGMKTLAAGYEFAHRDDYEGRQVIPDLKVDADSRNIEEIHVEADEKRYAPRKSSEEMAKLEAAGFKFKHYDGLIPDMEHQTLIVDDLNQYEAEKLVEIVRPDIFCAGIKEKFSIQKLGVPMKQLHSYDSGGPYAGFQGAVNFYKEIDRLVNSRVWGYMKAPWQENPELSATYVWE; via the coding sequence ATGGCATCGACTGCGAAAAAGCTCGTCAACTGGACGCCGACGGACGTGAAGGCGGAAATGCTCGCCAAGTATCCGCCCAAGGTGGCCAGGAAGCGCGCCTCCCAGATCCTCGTCAACGAGGCTCTCGGCAACGAGACGCCTGAAATATCGGCCAACGTGCGCACCATCCCCGGCATCATCACCATGCGCGGCTGCACCTACGCCGGCTGCAAGGGCGTCATCCTCGGGCCCACCCGCGACATCGTCAACATCACCCACGGCCCCATCGGCTGCGGCTTCTACTCCTGGCTGACCCGCCGCAACCAGACCGACGCGTCGGGCGAGGGCGACGAGAACTTCATGCCCTACTGCTTTTCCACGGACATGCAGGACCAGGACATCATCTTCGGCGGCGAGAAGAAGCTGGAGGCGGCCATCCAGGAAGCCTACGACCTCTTCCACCCCAAGGCCATCGCGGTTTTCGCGACCTGTCCCGTGGGCCTCATCGGCGACGACATCCACGCCGTGGCCCGCAAGATGAAGGCCAAGTTCGGGGACTGCAACGTCTTCGCCTTCAGCTGCGAAGGCTACAAGGGCGTCAGCCAGTCCGCCGGCCACCACATCGCCAACAACAAGATCTTCAGCGAGGTCGTGGGCGAGAACGACGCCGAGAAGCCCGGCAAGTTCAAGATCAACCTCCTGGGCGAATACAACATCGGCGGCGACGGGTTCGAGATCGACCGCATCCTGAAGAAGTGCGGCATCACCAACATCGCCACCTTCTCCGGCAACTCGACCTACGACCAGTTCGCCTCGGCCCACAAGGCCGACCTGTCCGCCGTCATGTGCCACCGCTCCATCAACTACGTGGCCGACATGCTCGAGACCAAGTTCGGCATCCCGTGGATCAAGGTCAACTTCATCGGCGCCAAGTCCACGGCCAAGTCACTGCGCAAGATTGCGGAATACTTTGCCGACCCCGAACTGACCGCGCGCGTTGAGGAGGTCATCGCCGAGGAGATGCCCGCCGTCGAGGAGGTCATCGCCGACGTCCGCCCGCGCACCGAAGGCAAGAAGGCCATGCTCTTCGTCGGCGGCTCCCGCGCCCACCACTATCAGGACCTCTTCGCCGAGATGGGCATGAAGACCCTGGCCGCCGGCTACGAGTTCGCCCACCGCGACGACTACGAAGGCCGTCAGGTCATCCCGGACCTGAAGGTCGACGCCGACAGCCGCAACATCGAGGAAATCCACGTCGAGGCCGACGAGAAGCGCTACGCCCCGCGCAAGAGCTCCGAGGAGATGGCCAAGCTGGAAGCGGCCGGGTTCAAGTTCAAGCATTACGACGGCCTGATCCCTGACATGGAGCACCAGACCCTCATCGTCGACGACCTGAACCAGTACGAGGCCGAAAAGCTGGTCGAAATCGTAAGGCCCGACATCTTCTGCGCGGGCATCAAGGAGAAGTTCTCCATCCAGAAGCTGGGCGTGCCCATGAAGCAGCTGCACAGCTACGATTCCGGCGGGCCCTATGCGGGCTTCCAGGGCGCGGTGAACTTCTACAAGGAGATCGACCGCCTCGTGAACAGCAGGGTCTGGGGCTACATGAAGGCGCCCTGGCAGGAAAACCCGGAACTTTCAGCCACCTACGTCTGGGAATAA
- a CDS encoding P-II family nitrogen regulator — protein sequence MKEVIAVIRMNMMNKTKKALQDAGVVAFFAHEAYGRGKGLVDLKPLEGAKKGIEEAVAVLGEKGKLYPKRMLTVVVTDDLVPEVVRVITDTNKTGQPGDGKIFVLPMIDAVRVRTGEKGAKSIE from the coding sequence ATGAAAGAAGTGATCGCGGTCATCCGCATGAACATGATGAACAAGACCAAGAAGGCCCTGCAGGACGCGGGCGTGGTCGCCTTCTTCGCCCACGAGGCCTACGGCCGCGGCAAGGGCTTGGTGGACCTGAAGCCCCTTGAGGGGGCCAAGAAGGGGATCGAGGAGGCCGTGGCCGTGCTCGGCGAAAAGGGCAAGCTCTACCCCAAGCGCATGCTGACCGTGGTGGTCACCGACGACCTGGTGCCCGAGGTGGTCAGGGTCATCACCGACACCAACAAGACCGGCCAGCCCGGCGACGGCAAGATCTTCGTCCTGCCCATGATCGACGCGGTGCGGGTCAGAACCGGAGAAAAGGGCGCCAAGTCCATCGAATAG
- a CDS encoding P-II family nitrogen regulator, whose product MIMVRAIVRPEKSDDVLAALMDAGFPAVTKYSVAGRGKQRGIKIGEVTYDEIPKTMLMSVVKAEDKDFVISVIMKAARSGAKGAFGDGKIFVSEVGDVYTISSGICDSAPTGA is encoded by the coding sequence ATGATCATGGTCAGAGCAATCGTACGCCCCGAAAAGTCCGACGACGTCCTCGCCGCCCTCATGGATGCGGGTTTCCCGGCGGTGACCAAGTATTCCGTGGCCGGTCGCGGCAAGCAGCGCGGCATCAAGATCGGCGAAGTGACCTACGACGAGATCCCCAAGACCATGCTCATGAGCGTGGTCAAGGCCGAGGACAAGGACTTCGTCATCAGCGTGATCATGAAGGCCGCCCGCAGCGGCGCCAAGGGCGCCTTCGGCGACGGCAAGATCTTCGTCAGCGAAGTGGGCGACGTCTACACCATCAGCTCCGGCATCTGCGACAGCGCCCCGACAGGAGCCTAG
- the nifH gene encoding nitrogenase iron protein, which produces MRKIAIYGKGGIGKSTTTQNTVAGLAEMGKKVMVVGCDPKADSTRLLLGGLAQKSVLDTLRDEGEDVELADIRKGGFSGTWCVESGGPEPGVGCAGRGIITSINMLESLGAYHESEGLDYAFYDVLGDVVCGGFAMPIRDGKAEEIYIVCSGEMMAMYAANNICKGIMKYAESGGVRLGGLICNSRNVDNEREMIEELAKKIGTQMIYFVPRDNDVQRAEINRMTVIEWKPEAPQADHYRNLARAIDQNQMFVVPKPLEIEELEQLLMDYGLLEAV; this is translated from the coding sequence ATGAGGAAGATCGCGATTTACGGAAAGGGCGGCATCGGCAAGTCCACCACCACGCAGAACACCGTCGCCGGCCTGGCCGAGATGGGCAAGAAGGTCATGGTCGTGGGCTGCGACCCCAAGGCCGACTCCACGCGCCTGCTGCTGGGCGGCCTGGCCCAGAAGTCGGTTCTCGACACCCTGCGTGACGAAGGCGAGGACGTTGAACTGGCCGACATCCGCAAGGGCGGCTTCAGCGGCACCTGGTGCGTCGAGTCCGGCGGGCCCGAACCGGGCGTCGGTTGCGCCGGCCGCGGCATCATCACCTCCATCAACATGCTTGAATCCCTGGGCGCATACCATGAGTCCGAAGGCCTGGACTACGCCTTCTACGACGTCCTGGGCGACGTGGTCTGCGGCGGGTTCGCCATGCCCATCCGCGACGGCAAGGCCGAGGAGATCTACATCGTCTGCTCCGGCGAGATGATGGCCATGTATGCGGCCAACAACATCTGCAAGGGCATCATGAAGTACGCCGAGTCCGGCGGCGTGCGCCTGGGCGGCCTGATCTGCAACTCCCGCAACGTCGATAACGAGCGCGAGATGATCGAGGAACTGGCCAAGAAGATCGGCACCCAGATGATCTACTTCGTGCCCCGCGACAACGACGTGCAGCGCGCCGAGATCAACCGCATGACCGTCATCGAGTGGAAGCCCGAAGCCCCCCAGGCCGACCACTACCGCAACCTGGCCCGGGCCATCGACCAGAACCAGATGTTCGTCGTGCCGAAGCCTCTGGAAATCGAGGAACTGGAGCAGCTCCTGATGGATTACGGTCTCCTTGAAGCCGTCTAG
- a CDS encoding LeuA family protein produces the protein MLIDTTLREGAQMFGNYVPQSVRIEMASRIAAMGVEEIEVGWVGQEGLGQLVGALRAQGVTADLSVWSPCRPVDVYRAAGLGIDTINIGLPVSDLHIAERLRTDREGLTRMLRETVGLAHSCGIRRISVGLEDVTRADQDFALAMARTAKGLGAARIRLADTLGVMTPLRIAELVRFFVGGVDMEIAIHCHNDFGMATANAVTALESGAHWADVSVLGIGERSGISALEEVAAHLRLVQRYEIYDMNAVRGLCDLVAEHARIPVARNRPVAGKDIFAAESGLHVDGILKNPDIFEPYDPSHTGANRVLDLGAKAGRGAVGTMLRQMGLNKPLHSIGGLVNAIREKAGHAGRPLRAEELRALAASRECLDSGSC, from the coding sequence ATGCTGATCGACACGACACTGAGGGAAGGGGCGCAAATGTTCGGGAACTATGTCCCGCAATCCGTGCGCATAGAGATGGCCAGCCGCATCGCGGCCATGGGCGTGGAGGAAATCGAGGTGGGCTGGGTCGGCCAGGAAGGACTGGGACAGCTGGTGGGAGCCCTGCGCGCCCAGGGCGTGACCGCGGACCTGAGCGTCTGGTCCCCGTGCCGCCCCGTGGACGTCTACCGGGCCGCAGGACTGGGCATAGACACCATCAACATCGGCCTGCCCGTCTCGGACCTGCATATCGCCGAGCGCCTGCGCACGGACCGCGAAGGACTGACGCGAATGCTCCGGGAGACCGTGGGCCTGGCCCACTCCTGCGGCATCCGGCGCATCAGCGTCGGTCTGGAGGACGTGACCCGCGCGGACCAGGACTTCGCCCTGGCCATGGCCCGCACGGCCAAGGGACTGGGCGCGGCGCGCATCCGCCTGGCCGACACCCTGGGCGTCATGACGCCCCTGCGCATCGCCGAGCTGGTGCGCTTCTTCGTCGGCGGCGTGGACATGGAAATCGCCATCCACTGCCACAACGACTTCGGCATGGCCACGGCCAACGCCGTCACGGCCCTGGAGTCCGGAGCCCACTGGGCGGATGTTTCGGTGCTGGGTATCGGCGAGCGCTCGGGCATCTCGGCCCTGGAGGAGGTGGCGGCCCACCTGCGCCTCGTGCAGCGCTACGAGATCTACGACATGAACGCCGTGCGCGGCCTGTGCGACCTGGTGGCCGAACACGCGCGCATCCCCGTGGCCCGCAACCGCCCCGTGGCCGGGAAGGACATCTTCGCGGCCGAGTCGGGGCTGCACGTGGACGGCATTTTAAAGAACCCGGACATCTTCGAGCCTTACGACCCCAGCCACACGGGCGCCAACCGCGTCCTGGACCTGGGAGCCAAGGCCGGGCGCGGGGCCGTCGGGACCATGCTCCGGCAGATGGGCCTCAATAAGCCCTTGCATTCCATCGGCGGCCTGGTGAACGCCATCCGCGAGAAGGCCGGACACGCAGGACGCCCCCTGCGGGCCGAGGAACTGCGGGCCCTGGCCGCGAGCCGGGAATGCCTGGACAGCGGGAGTTGCTGA
- a CDS encoding PA2779 family protein — MVHHKWYFDPRLCWAVLFSYFFLALIPTDAAAFLAQSRLSTGQSIEQRTADIASIKTALEQKVVAQRLADYGLTPEEVGAKLGSLSDDQLHQLASLSDDVGGGVIGVVIGVLLIVLLVVLILKISDRRIVVQ, encoded by the coding sequence ATGGTCCATCACAAATGGTATTTCGACCCCCGGCTCTGCTGGGCGGTTCTGTTCTCCTACTTCTTCCTCGCCCTGATCCCCACCGACGCGGCGGCCTTCCTGGCTCAGAGCCGACTATCCACGGGTCAGTCCATTGAGCAGCGGACGGCCGACATCGCGTCCATCAAGACCGCCCTGGAGCAGAAGGTCGTGGCCCAGCGCCTGGCCGACTACGGCCTGACCCCCGAAGAGGTGGGAGCCAAGCTCGGGTCCCTGAGCGACGACCAGCTCCACCAGCTGGCCAGCCTCTCGGACGACGTGGGCGGCGGCGTGATCGGAGTGGTCATCGGCGTGCTGCTGATCGTCCTTCTGGTGGTGCTCATCCTCAAGATCAGCGACAGACGCATTGTCGTCCAATAA
- a CDS encoding cysteine peptidase family C39 domain-containing protein, whose protein sequence is MSSNNLCRATYLALLLLCAGCGLGSAFRAASFAAPEAVRLDVPFVQQTGRTDCGPAALASVLAFRGRHIPLDEVTRRVHTPAMQRTLLPDMENYARSLGFSTRSGSGDTAVLREAVNAGSPVIVLANMGGPFFSQGHYLVVYGHDERGFLLHAGTRGSLYVRDDELLQGWNRMNRLYLVVE, encoded by the coding sequence TTGTCGTCCAATAACCTTTGCCGGGCCACGTATCTGGCCCTGCTTCTGCTCTGCGCGGGATGCGGGCTCGGCTCCGCATTCCGCGCAGCCTCGTTCGCGGCACCGGAAGCCGTGCGCCTCGACGTGCCGTTCGTGCAGCAGACCGGCAGGACGGACTGCGGCCCGGCGGCCCTGGCTTCGGTCCTGGCCTTCCGCGGACGGCACATCCCCCTGGACGAAGTCACGAGGCGCGTCCACACCCCGGCCATGCAGCGCACCCTGCTGCCCGACATGGAGAACTACGCGCGCTCCCTGGGCTTCTCGACGCGCTCGGGCAGCGGCGACACGGCCGTCCTGCGGGAGGCCGTGAACGCCGGCTCCCCGGTCATCGTCCTGGCGAACATGGGCGGCCCCTTTTTCAGCCAGGGCCACTACCTCGTGGTCTACGGCCACGACGAGAGGGGTTTCCTGCTGCACGCCGGGACACGGGGCAGCCTCTACGTCCGCGACGACGAACTGTTGCAGGGCTGGAACCGCATGAACAGACTGTACCTCGTGGTGGAGTGA
- a CDS encoding tetratricopeptide repeat protein has translation MNIAVRAILFLTLLLAGCATPRIVVLSDPLDARERNDLGASYESAGELDLALQAYAEAADKDPSWDQPLINLGNVHAARGQWPEAEGAYRKALRRNNANPEAMNNLAYSLARQRRTAEALEWSGTALALDSGNPLFMSTRALALLQSGRRDEAVALLDQALSALPSGDPLRQEAAALRDRALRAAPGQNVDMWP, from the coding sequence GTGAACATCGCCGTGCGCGCCATCCTTTTCCTGACCCTGCTCCTGGCCGGCTGCGCGACGCCCAGAATCGTCGTGCTCTCGGACCCCCTCGACGCCAGGGAACGCAACGACCTCGGCGCGTCCTACGAATCGGCCGGGGAACTGGACCTGGCCCTGCAGGCCTACGCCGAAGCCGCCGACAAGGACCCCTCCTGGGACCAGCCGCTCATCAACCTCGGCAACGTCCACGCGGCCCGGGGCCAGTGGCCCGAGGCCGAGGGAGCCTACCGCAAGGCCCTCCGGCGCAACAACGCCAACCCCGAGGCCATGAACAACCTGGCCTACAGCCTGGCGCGACAACGCCGAACGGCCGAGGCCCTGGAATGGTCCGGCACGGCCCTGGCCCTGGACTCCGGCAACCCCCTCTTCATGAGCACACGGGCCCTGGCCCTGCTGCAAAGCGGACGGCGCGACGAAGCCGTCGCCCTTCTCGACCAGGCCCTGTCCGCCCTGCCCTCGGGCGACCCGCTGCGGCAGGAAGCCGCCGCCCTGCGGGATCGCGCCCTGCGGGCTGCCCCCGGTCAGAACGTCGACATGTGGCCCTGA
- a CDS encoding amidohydrolase family protein, with product MRWPTSLTAIMAHDAHMAAAGVTTVLDAVSAGEFSAKRMRREIFAATLEALAQALATVTANPARALGLFDRGELVHGKRADLLRVRMVDDVPVVVAVWRQGRKVM from the coding sequence GTGCGTTGGCCCACAAGCCTCACCGCCATCATGGCCCACGACGCGCACATGGCCGCCGCCGGCGTGACCACGGTCCTCGACGCCGTCAGCGCCGGCGAGTTCAGCGCCAAGCGCATGCGCCGCGAAATCTTCGCCGCCACGCTGGAAGCCCTCGCGCAGGCCCTGGCCACCGTCACTGCCAACCCGGCCCGCGCCCTGGGCCTGTTCGACCGCGGCGAACTCGTCCATGGCAAACGCGCCGACCTCTTGCGCGTGCGCATGGTGGACGACGTGCCCGTGGTTGTCGCAGTATGGCGTCAAGGGCGGAAGGTGATGTGA
- a CDS encoding DUF1045 domain-containing protein yields the protein MRRDTGEVSVFDARYGVYFAPGAGSGLERVCASVLGRCARTGKELAQPVLPGVEPRRSRQFGQPPRLHGLHGTLKPPIFLAEGMTEAGLLDAVALLATGRPAFELPRLRLESLGSFLALTPSAPCPELDALARACVTELDPFRRPPSAEELARRRAGGLTAGQDRLLERWGYPHVLEEFRFHLTLTDKIHDPDERRTVQSGLGALLETVVQSPVHVDEINVFRQPAPNAPFAMLAALPLAPRP from the coding sequence ATGCGGCGTGATACGGGTGAGGTGAGCGTGTTCGATGCGCGGTATGGCGTGTATTTTGCGCCGGGTGCGGGGTCTGGGCTGGAGCGCGTCTGCGCTTCGGTTCTCGGGCGTTGCGCCCGGACGGGAAAGGAGTTGGCGCAGCCCGTGCTTCCGGGCGTGGAGCCGCGGCGAAGCCGTCAGTTCGGCCAACCGCCGCGGCTCCACGGCCTCCATGGCACCCTCAAGCCACCCATCTTCCTGGCCGAAGGAATGACGGAGGCCGGTCTGCTGGACGCCGTGGCCCTGCTGGCCACGGGCAGGCCCGCCTTCGAGCTTCCGCGCCTACGCCTGGAAAGCCTCGGTTCCTTCCTGGCCCTGACTCCCTCGGCCCCCTGCCCTGAACTGGACGCCCTGGCCCGGGCCTGCGTCACGGAACTGGACCCCTTCCGGCGTCCGCCTTCGGCAGAGGAACTGGCCCGCCGCCGCGCCGGGGGACTGACAGCCGGCCAGGACCGGCTGCTGGAACGCTGGGGCTACCCCCATGTGCTGGAGGAGTTCAGGTTCCACCTGACCCTGACGGACAAAATCCACGATCCCGATGAACGGCGCACGGTCCAATCAGGGTTGGGGGCCCTGCTCGAAACCGTCGTTCAAAGCCCTGTCCACGTGGATGAAATCAACGTCTTCAGACAGCCGGCCCCGAATGCCCCGTTCGCGATGCTGGCCGCCCTGCCCCTCGCGCCGCGACCCTAA
- a CDS encoding RNA recognition motif domain-containing protein, with protein sequence MSKNIYVGNLSWSTSNSDLNAMFSQYGQVTSANVIEDRDTGRSRGFGFVEMDEDGARKAIQALNGTDFQGRNLKVNEAQPRESRSRY encoded by the coding sequence TTGTCTAAGAACATCTATGTTGGTAATCTGTCCTGGTCGACCTCCAATTCCGATCTTAACGCCATGTTTTCCCAGTATGGTCAGGTCACTTCCGCGAACGTGATCGAAGATCGTGATACCGGCCGTTCGCGCGGTTTCGGTTTCGTCGAAATGGACGAAGACGGCGCTCGCAAGGCCATCCAGGCTCTGAACGGCACCGATTTTCAGGGACGCAACCTGAAGGTCAACGAAGCTCAGCCCCGCGAGAGCCGCAGCCGCTACTAA
- a CDS encoding chloramphenicol acetyltransferase — translation MTVLSPEPTIHPSAVVTDSSLGAWTEFGEQTEIISSTIGDYSYFCDRCHAMYTAVGKFCSVANHARLNPSNHPTRRATQHHFTYRSATFGLGPDDDAFFAWRREHPVTLGHDVWIGHGALVMPGVTEGTGAVVASGAVVTKDVPDYAIVAGVPARVIKYRFPTELRENLLVLAWWDWEHARLAAAMRDFREMSAEAFVEKHG, via the coding sequence ATGACAGTGCTTTCACCGGAACCGACCATCCACCCCTCGGCGGTGGTCACCGACAGCAGCCTCGGCGCCTGGACCGAGTTCGGCGAGCAGACCGAGATCATCTCCTCGACCATCGGGGACTACTCATACTTCTGCGACCGCTGCCACGCCATGTACACGGCCGTCGGCAAATTCTGCTCCGTTGCCAACCACGCCCGCCTGAACCCGAGCAACCACCCGACCCGGCGCGCCACCCAGCACCACTTCACCTACAGAAGCGCCACGTTCGGCCTGGGGCCCGACGACGACGCCTTCTTCGCCTGGCGCAGGGAACATCCCGTCACCCTCGGCCACGACGTCTGGATCGGCCACGGCGCCCTCGTCATGCCCGGCGTGACCGAAGGCACGGGCGCGGTGGTCGCCTCGGGAGCCGTGGTCACCAAGGACGTCCCGGACTACGCCATTGTCGCCGGCGTCCCGGCCAGGGTCATCAAATACCGCTTCCCGACCGAGTTGCGGGAAAACCTCCTCGTCTTGGCCTGGTGGGATTGGGAACACGCCAGGCTGGCGGCGGCGATGCGGGACTTTCGGGAGATGAGCGCTGAAGCGTTCGTGGAGAAACACGGATGA
- the phnN gene encoding phosphonate metabolism protein/1,5-bisphosphokinase (PRPP-forming) PhnN, translating to MARLIYIMGPSGAGKDSLMSAARMLLPAGAPVGFAHRYISRPADAGGENHVALSRAEFGLRLARGLFALSWESHGFAYGVGREIDLWLGRGLTVVLNGSREALPAALRAYPDLLPVLVSVPEDELRRRLGGRGREDGTEMERRLDRARMIVPEVPGLVRFDNSGPLAERGRALADLILETLDDRRE from the coding sequence ATGGCTCGTCTGATCTACATCATGGGCCCCTCGGGGGCCGGCAAGGACAGCCTCATGTCCGCGGCGCGCATGTTGTTGCCGGCCGGTGCGCCAGTGGGCTTCGCCCACCGCTACATCTCCCGGCCCGCCGACGCGGGCGGTGAGAACCATGTGGCCCTGTCGCGGGCGGAGTTCGGGCTGCGGCTGGCCAGGGGGCTCTTCGCCCTTTCCTGGGAAAGCCACGGCTTCGCCTACGGTGTCGGACGGGAAATCGATCTCTGGCTGGGGAGGGGGCTGACGGTTGTGCTCAACGGTTCTCGCGAAGCGCTGCCTGCGGCGTTGCGGGCGTACCCGGACCTGCTGCCCGTGCTCGTCAGCGTGCCCGAGGACGAGTTGCGCCGGCGCCTCGGAGGCAGGGGGCGCGAGGATGGGACGGAGATGGAGCGCCGCCTCGACCGGGCCCGGATGATCGTCCCGGAAGTCCCGGGACTCGTGCGCTTCGACAACTCCGGCCCGCTGGCGGAGCGCGGCCGGGCCCTGGCCGACCTCATCCTTGAAACACTTGACGACAGAAGGGAATGA
- a CDS encoding alpha-D-ribose 1-methylphosphonate 5-triphosphate diphosphatase, with amino-acid sequence MEGDFIVPGLVELHTDNLEKQLLPRPGALWPSARAALLAHDAQLVAAGITTVHDALSCGQYYEKSDRRTMLTLALDALRDLRPAGHLRADHLRHVRCEISDPDLPRLFEPFLDMDEVHLVSLMDHTPGQRQFADLGAYRTYYSKDRQWTDEEFETEMVRMRDAQARFAGPHAADILARCRERGVPAASHDDATSDHVVWAHSQGMAISEFPTTMDAARRACELGLLTLMGSPNVVRGGSHSGNVSVREVAAAGFLGGLSSDYVPASLLHAAWILHADVSLPLWDAVALVTANPVRALGLSDRGRIEPGLKADLVRVHVDRDLPVVRRVWRDGVRVY; translated from the coding sequence ATGGAAGGGGACTTCATCGTCCCCGGCCTCGTCGAACTGCACACCGACAACCTCGAAAAGCAGCTCCTGCCGCGCCCCGGCGCCCTCTGGCCCTCGGCCCGCGCGGCCCTGCTGGCCCACGACGCACAGCTCGTGGCCGCCGGCATCACCACCGTCCACGACGCCCTGTCCTGCGGCCAGTACTACGAAAAGAGCGACCGCCGGACCATGCTGACCCTGGCCCTCGACGCCCTGCGCGACCTGCGGCCCGCCGGGCACCTGCGCGCCGACCACCTCCGGCACGTGCGCTGCGAAATCTCCGACCCCGATCTGCCGCGGCTCTTCGAGCCCTTCCTCGACATGGACGAAGTCCACCTCGTCTCCCTCATGGACCACACCCCCGGGCAGCGGCAGTTCGCAGATCTCGGCGCCTACCGCACCTACTACAGCAAGGACCGGCAGTGGACCGACGAGGAGTTCGAAACCGAAATGGTCCGCATGCGTGATGCCCAGGCCCGTTTCGCCGGACCCCACGCCGCGGACATCCTGGCCAGGTGCCGTGAACGCGGCGTGCCCGCCGCCAGCCACGACGACGCCACCTCCGACCACGTGGTCTGGGCCCATTCCCAGGGAATGGCCATCAGCGAGTTCCCGACCACCATGGACGCCGCCCGCCGCGCCTGCGAACTCGGCCTGCTGACCCTCATGGGCTCGCCCAACGTCGTGCGTGGCGGCTCCCACTCAGGCAACGTCTCCGTGCGCGAGGTCGCCGCCGCCGGGTTCCTGGGCGGTCTGTCCTCGGACTACGTGCCCGCGAGCCTCCTGCACGCCGCCTGGATCCTGCACGCCGACGTCTCCCTGCCCCTCTGGGACGCCGTGGCCCTCGTCACCGCCAACCCCGTCCGCGCCCTGGGCCTGTCCGACCGCGGACGCATCGAGCCCGGACTCAAGGCCGACCTCGTCCGCGTCCACGTCGACCGCGACCTGCCGGTCGTGCGCCGGGTCTGGCGGGATGGGGTGAGGGTGTATTAG
- the phnG gene encoding phosphonate C-P lyase system protein PhnG produces MDGRPALSDGTRLREAWEGLASAPEYRVIRGPETGLVMVRARAGNTGRRFNLGEMTVTRCTVGLTGGIMGHAWIAGIRPEHAKLAALFDALMQIPHRSEEIGVTLIEPLLRDRSEHLARRTGEVWPSKVDFFTLVRGED; encoded by the coding sequence GTGGATGGGCGCCCTGCCCTGTCCGACGGAACCAGGCTGCGGGAAGCCTGGGAAGGGCTGGCCTCAGCGCCCGAATACCGCGTCATCCGTGGGCCCGAGACGGGTCTGGTCATGGTCCGGGCCAGGGCGGGCAACACAGGTCGGCGCTTCAATCTCGGAGAGATGACGGTCACGCGGTGCACCGTCGGCCTGACCGGCGGCATCATGGGCCATGCCTGGATCGCTGGGATCAGGCCTGAACACGCCAAGCTGGCGGCGCTGTTCGACGCGCTCATGCAGATTCCTCACCGTTCGGAAGAGATCGGCGTCACCCTGATCGAACCGCTGCTGCGCGACCGCAGCGAGCATCTGGCCCGCCGGACCGGCGAGGTGTGGCCCAGCAAGGTCGATTTCTTCACGCTCGTGCGAGGGGAGGACTGA